In the Zestosphaera sp. genome, one interval contains:
- a CDS encoding dual specificity protein phosphatase family protein, whose amino-acid sequence MNNKVVVLDKWFSFGPALTNAEFSKLSREYTHVVALTYPHEVKYDVNFLKSLGIEVLEVPVPDFRSPPLLDLAFIVEWILSRIDSGGRVYVHCARGYGRSATVAAAYLIRKHGKNWLESVDRIRKLREGSLESVEQLSVLKAYDTLLRYLNPAELLNSLKCQDKQSRDHVSKVLQLGLKNSDAIASLTKIPQDLLIQELFSSVNQYLNSQKLGCIFMKLPNISNLNLNQLNNDLASVLKTYAELFIVADEPRNQCVEDLEIRTEGNNLVEAVLYCSADLMSSCSIVKRRVENSLSKMCEVLGYSVKTITLGFLNIRAKFLGLSQASLKTLSPANE is encoded by the coding sequence GTGAATAATAAAGTAGTAGTCTTGGATAAGTGGTTTTCTTTTGGACCTGCCCTAACTAATGCTGAGTTCAGCAAGTTAAGTAGAGAGTATACACACGTGGTTGCTCTAACATACCCTCACGAAGTTAAGTATGACGTTAACTTTCTGAAGAGCTTAGGTATTGAGGTGTTAGAGGTTCCAGTTCCTGACTTCAGGTCTCCGCCACTACTCGATTTAGCATTCATTGTTGAGTGGATTTTAAGCAGGATTGATTCAGGCGGCAGGGTATATGTTCATTGCGCCAGAGGTTACGGGAGGTCTGCCACGGTAGCTGCAGCGTACCTTATCCGTAAGCACGGGAAAAACTGGCTAGAATCAGTAGATCGAATAAGAAAGCTTAGGGAGGGATCTTTAGAATCTGTTGAGCAACTCTCAGTATTGAAAGCTTACGACACCTTGCTAAGGTATTTAAACCCTGCTGAACTTCTAAACTCGCTTAAGTGTCAAGACAAGCAATCTAGAGATCACGTGTCGAAAGTACTACAACTAGGTCTCAAAAATTCTGACGCGATAGCTTCACTCACTAAAATACCCCAAGATCTGCTTATTCAAGAACTATTCAGTAGCGTCAATCAATACCTTAATTCTCAGAAACTAGGATGCATTTTTATGAAACTCCCAAACATAAGTAACTTAAATTTAAATCAACTAAATAACGACTTAGCAAGCGTCCTTAAAACGTACGCTGAATTATTCATAGTTGCTGACGAGCCAAGAAATCAATGCGTTGAGGATTTAGAGATAAGAACTGAGGGGAACAACTTAGTAGAAGCAGTACTTTACTGTAGTGCTGACCTCATGTCTTCATGCAGTATAGTTAAGAGGCGTGTAGAAAACTCACTATCTAAGATGTGTGAGGTGCTTGGATATAGTGTTAAGACGATAACGCTGGGTTTCCTCAATATTAGGGCGAAGTTTCTCGGATTAAGTCAAGCGTCTCTTAAGACTCTCAGCCCCGCCAATGAATGA
- a CDS encoding THUMP domain-containing protein has product MSYKYLITVSGELPLKSWRSRPRFYRTLIKNISEVLREYGSTNYSFKIIDAKIFLESDVDVLEDLSKVFGVMKVGEVDLINFSDLRDLVSKVGEHATSLVTGKKFAVRVKRFGTHPFTSLDVAKELGAFLKPYSAGVDLENPEVEINIEIRGPIAYFYKRLITGVGGLPIGTEGRALSLFSGGIDSPVAAWLTAKRGVKIDFLHFFMGSPSATRLAFTVAKTLTYNWFYGHNPRFYLVDLTNALDYIRTDVKWEFRQVVLKTLMYHLASKIAAGSYDAVVTGESIGQTSSQTLANLSAAQAVSGLQLPVLRPIVGLDKEEIVSISKKIGTYETSVMVGEPCSIAPSRVRTKVTVEELRSEFMKLPEDLVIKTLKTLRVLEVRTSSLDDVVPDKTVVIEHIPEDAVVIDLRDLDAYLEWHYPGALHYENINLEGLRDKTLVLYCDRGNRSYIEALRLREKGFKAYSFIGGAESLKRRLT; this is encoded by the coding sequence ATGTCTTACAAATACTTAATAACTGTTTCTGGGGAACTCCCTCTTAAGTCTTGGCGTAGTAGGCCAAGATTTTATAGGACATTAATCAAGAACATAAGTGAAGTTCTTCGAGAGTATGGCTCTACTAACTACAGTTTTAAAATTATTGACGCGAAGATCTTCCTAGAATCCGATGTAGACGTGTTAGAAGACTTAAGTAAAGTTTTCGGCGTGATGAAAGTAGGTGAGGTTGATCTAATAAACTTCAGTGACTTGAGAGACCTTGTTAGTAAGGTAGGCGAGCATGCGACAAGTCTAGTTACTGGTAAAAAGTTTGCTGTTAGAGTTAAGAGATTCGGTACTCACCCGTTTACGTCACTTGATGTAGCTAAGGAGTTAGGTGCTTTCCTGAAACCATACTCGGCAGGAGTTGATCTTGAAAATCCTGAGGTAGAGATAAACATAGAGATCAGAGGTCCCATAGCATACTTCTACAAGAGATTAATTACTGGAGTAGGGGGGCTACCTATAGGTACTGAGGGCCGTGCTCTCTCCCTATTTTCTGGAGGAATAGACTCACCCGTGGCCGCCTGGCTTACAGCTAAGAGAGGAGTTAAAATAGACTTTCTTCACTTCTTTATGGGTTCTCCTAGCGCAACCCGCCTGGCTTTCACAGTAGCTAAGACACTCACTTATAATTGGTTCTACGGACATAACCCGAGATTCTACTTGGTTGACTTAACTAACGCGCTAGACTATATTAGGACAGACGTGAAGTGGGAGTTTAGGCAAGTAGTTCTGAAAACGCTGATGTATCACCTAGCATCCAAAATAGCTGCTGGAAGTTATGACGCCGTCGTAACAGGCGAGTCCATTGGTCAAACATCAAGCCAAACACTAGCTAACTTGAGTGCTGCACAGGCAGTGTCTGGTTTACAGCTCCCTGTTTTAAGACCCATTGTAGGTCTTGATAAAGAAGAGATAGTTAGTATCTCTAAGAAGATAGGTACTTACGAGACATCAGTTATGGTGGGTGAGCCTTGCTCGATAGCCCCTTCACGAGTCAGAACTAAAGTGACTGTCGAGGAATTACGTAGCGAATTTATGAAGCTTCCTGAAGACCTAGTAATTAAGACTCTAAAGACTCTCAGAGTTCTTGAGGTCAGGACTTCTAGTCTTGATGACGTAGTGCCTGATAAGACTGTTGTCATCGAGCACATACCTGAAGATGCGGTAGTAATAGACCTTCGTGATTTAGACGCGTATCTTGAATGGCACTATCCAGGAGCTCTACACTACGAAAACATCAACTTAGAAGGGTTAAGAGACAAGACATTAGTCCTATACTGTGATAGAGGGAATAGAAGCTATATAGAAGCCTTAAGACTGCGTGAGAAAGGATTTAAAGCATACTCATTCATTGGCGGGGCTGAGAGTCTTAAGAGACGCTTGACTTAA
- the pyrB gene encoding aspartate carbamoyltransferase, whose product MSSLKGRDIVSAFDFERSDLIRLFELAEELKREIISKGTLDYAKGKVMITAFFEPSTRTKISFQFAMTRLGGLVIDFIEEVSSLKKGETEEDTMRILDGYGPDVIVIRHSRPFFPHSVKDFVKAPIISGGDGTNEHPTQALLDVYTMWREFGKVDGLTVGIMGDLKYGRTIPSLSYMLTRFNDITIYYIAPKQLQVREEILKKIEGKLNYYLVENVEEVIEKLDVLYVTRLQKERFEDPQEYERLKGSYVITRSLLEKHKKIPIIMHPLPRVWEITTDVDTLPQAKYFEQAQNGMYVRAALLKEVLGV is encoded by the coding sequence ATGAGTTCCCTAAAAGGAAGAGACATAGTTTCAGCTTTTGACTTCGAGAGAAGCGATCTTATTAGGCTCTTCGAGCTTGCAGAGGAACTTAAGAGAGAAATAATTAGCAAGGGCACCTTAGACTACGCTAAGGGTAAGGTAATGATTACAGCGTTCTTTGAGCCTAGCACAAGAACTAAAATAAGTTTTCAGTTCGCCATGACTAGGTTAGGAGGGTTAGTGATCGACTTCATAGAGGAAGTCTCAAGTCTTAAGAAGGGAGAAACTGAAGAAGATACTATGCGGATACTAGATGGTTACGGACCTGACGTTATAGTTATAAGACATAGCAGACCCTTCTTCCCCCACAGCGTTAAAGACTTTGTTAAAGCACCAATAATAAGTGGCGGCGACGGGACGAACGAGCACCCGACGCAAGCATTGCTAGACGTCTACACTATGTGGAGAGAGTTTGGTAAGGTAGACGGTCTTACTGTAGGAATAATGGGAGACTTGAAGTACGGCAGAACAATACCCTCACTCTCATACATGCTCACAAGATTCAATGACATAACGATTTACTACATAGCACCTAAGCAACTTCAGGTTAGGGAAGAAATACTTAAGAAGATTGAAGGGAAGCTCAACTACTACTTAGTTGAGAATGTTGAGGAAGTTATTGAGAAGCTTGACGTGCTATACGTCACTAGGTTACAGAAGGAGAGATTTGAAGATCCGCAAGAGTATGAGAGACTTAAGGGCTCTTACGTAATTACGAGGAGCTTACTAGAAAAACATAAGAAGATCCCAATAATAATGCATCCTCTACCTAGGGTGTGGGAGATAACGACAGATGTTGATACGTTACCGCAAGCTAAGTACTTTGAGCAAGCTCAGAACGGCATGTACGTTAGAGCAGCACTGCTTAAAGAAGTTTTAGGTGTCTAA
- a CDS encoding sodium ion-translocating decarboxylase subunit beta, with amino-acid sequence MSVDLSLILPGLQLGDPVELSIRLLFLVWGFALLILGLKKIEPLLMIPLGIGMVLANAPALHLAKYVCESFTTSEFVSSGLSSVSGLVQVYNISTSAGPLIRVCVPESTALLAWVYHLIVRTEIGPILIFVGIGAISDFRPLLSYPVGALIGSAAQLGITVVTLIALTTGFFTLPESLAIGVVGGADGPTTIYTATNIAPNIIGPLTIAVYSYIALVPIIQPPIVRALVPRRIRGMKMPKPREVSSSEIIIFWFIVLLVIAFLVPAALPLVAALALGNIVKESGISEVVARYGKTIADPLLDTATILTMIGVGSTLSYDFLGQFVEVQTAEAYLAFVGKAFVILGLGLVAFAVSTVGGIAFAWLLNIVTKGKVNPVIGCAGVSAVPISARVAQREAQSVDPSTYVLFHALAPNVAGVIGTAIVAGYYISYVKYFYTP; translated from the coding sequence ATGAGTGTGGACCTCTCGCTCATCTTGCCGGGACTGCAACTTGGAGATCCTGTAGAGCTCTCCATTAGGTTGTTATTCCTGGTGTGGGGGTTTGCTCTACTTATTCTAGGTCTTAAGAAGATAGAACCCTTGCTAATGATTCCTTTAGGTATTGGAATGGTCTTAGCTAATGCTCCGGCTCTGCATCTAGCTAAGTATGTGTGTGAATCTTTCACGACTAGCGAGTTCGTAAGTAGTGGCTTAAGCAGTGTTTCAGGACTCGTACAAGTATATAATATCTCAACGAGCGCAGGCCCCCTCATTAGAGTTTGTGTTCCTGAATCGACAGCTCTTCTAGCGTGGGTCTACCACCTCATTGTCAGGACAGAGATAGGACCTATACTCATATTTGTTGGTATAGGAGCTATATCAGATTTTAGACCACTACTTTCTTACCCAGTAGGTGCTTTAATAGGTTCGGCAGCCCAGTTAGGCATTACCGTCGTGACGTTAATAGCCTTAACTACAGGTTTCTTCACACTACCAGAGTCTCTGGCCATCGGTGTCGTAGGAGGTGCTGACGGACCAACAACCATATATACAGCAACAAACATAGCTCCTAATATCATAGGTCCTCTGACTATAGCCGTTTACAGCTACATAGCCTTAGTACCTATAATACAGCCACCTATAGTTAGGGCACTCGTACCTCGTAGGATTAGGGGCATGAAGATGCCTAAGCCTAGAGAAGTTTCTTCAAGCGAGATAATAATCTTCTGGTTCATAGTGCTTCTAGTGATTGCTTTCTTAGTGCCGGCAGCTCTGCCTCTAGTAGCTGCATTAGCCTTAGGTAATATTGTGAAGGAGTCGGGAATCAGTGAAGTTGTCGCAAGATATGGCAAAACTATAGCAGACCCACTCCTAGATACGGCTACCATATTAACAATGATTGGTGTTGGGTCAACTCTCTCCTACGACTTCCTGGGTCAATTCGTGGAGGTCCAGACAGCTGAAGCATACTTAGCGTTCGTAGGTAAGGCGTTCGTGATCCTCGGTCTTGGTCTAGTAGCCTTCGCAGTGTCTACGGTGGGCGGCATAGCTTTTGCGTGGCTACTCAACATAGTAACTAAAGGTAAAGTAAACCCTGTCATAGGTTGCGCGGGCGTTTCTGCCGTACCAATATCTGCTAGAGTAGCTCAGAGAGAAGCTCAGTCGGTAGACCCGTCTACTTACGTGCTCTTCCACGCGCTAGCACCCAACGTTGCTGGAGTAATAGGGACAGCCATAGTTGCCGGCTACTATATATCATACGTGAAGTACTTCTACACGCCCTGA
- a CDS encoding MoaD/ThiS family protein: MVKVRVTYIGFLAEVIGLHTEVVEVPSDNTTVEDLIKFLSSTRPSLKKLVNFVPLIQIFVNDEEATLSKTLKNNDKVTLMPPLYEGG; encoded by the coding sequence ATGGTTAAAGTGAGAGTGACTTACATAGGCTTTTTGGCTGAAGTAATAGGTCTTCACACAGAAGTTGTTGAAGTGCCTTCAGATAATACTACCGTAGAAGACCTGATTAAGTTCCTAAGCTCTACGAGACCCTCTCTCAAGAAGCTCGTGAATTTCGTACCCCTGATACAGATCTTCGTGAATGATGAGGAAGCTACATTAAGCAAGACTCTAAAAAATAATGATAAAGTTACCCTAATGCCGCCACTATATGAGGGTGGCTAA
- a CDS encoding TldD/PmbA family protein produces MDLEKIIRKAVDLGVSEVEVYLARISETSLTLSDVIETSKFIKLSSLGMRVVVNKSVAIVGTQDLSSESIEKSLNSAISIAKVSSPDPNWISMNKKVSQTHVDDLFDKDTAYATPEDLKQVATELLESVKEGYGGARPVRGAVSARSIEVTYMNCYGGPLTRSETISSLYIYARVDEGGKTGTYSEHDIQRSYKKLRAKEVGFEAGSRAREFIYAQELPSGTYELILFNRVVSSIVPVMIAPAISALNVQQGRSPLIGKLGEELVSEHVSIVDLGASPEVLGSKPFDDEGHPTRNTILFEKGVLKTYLYDTYTALKEGKESTGNASRTFSTAPVPQPHHLRLMPGEARLDELISETREGVLVMDTIGEWLSNPVSGHLNATITHAYLVREGKLVKPIKGAVITANVYELLKHHIEAVGRDLRIEYGVSAPSLKFSKVKIAGT; encoded by the coding sequence ATGGACCTAGAAAAAATCATTAGGAAGGCTGTAGACTTAGGAGTTTCTGAAGTAGAGGTATATCTAGCGAGAATATCTGAGACCTCACTCACTTTATCAGACGTGATTGAAACTTCTAAGTTCATCAAGCTCTCTTCATTAGGTATGAGAGTGGTTGTCAACAAATCCGTTGCTATCGTGGGCACTCAAGACCTAAGTAGCGAGAGTATCGAAAAATCTTTAAATTCAGCTATATCCATCGCCAAAGTTAGTTCTCCCGACCCTAACTGGATTAGCATGAATAAGAAGGTTTCGCAGACTCATGTAGATGACTTATTTGATAAAGATACTGCATATGCGACACCCGAGGATCTAAAGCAGGTAGCTACAGAACTTCTTGAATCGGTTAAAGAGGGGTACGGAGGTGCGAGACCTGTTAGGGGTGCTGTGTCAGCTAGGTCTATTGAGGTTACCTACATGAACTGCTATGGAGGTCCCCTAACTAGATCTGAGACGATATCAAGTCTTTATATTTACGCTAGAGTTGATGAAGGGGGTAAGACAGGAACATATAGTGAGCACGACATCCAGAGAAGCTATAAGAAGTTAAGAGCTAAAGAAGTTGGTTTTGAAGCAGGAAGTAGAGCTAGGGAATTTATTTACGCGCAAGAACTTCCTAGCGGCACCTACGAACTAATCCTGTTTAATCGTGTAGTGAGCTCTATAGTGCCTGTCATGATTGCTCCTGCAATCTCGGCTTTAAATGTCCAGCAGGGCAGGTCCCCACTTATTGGAAAGCTAGGAGAAGAGCTAGTCTCTGAGCACGTAAGCATAGTGGACTTAGGAGCCTCACCTGAAGTATTAGGTTCTAAACCCTTTGATGACGAAGGTCATCCAACAAGAAACACTATTCTCTTCGAGAAAGGCGTTCTCAAAACGTATCTCTACGATACTTACACAGCCTTAAAAGAAGGCAAGGAATCTACAGGTAACGCTTCAAGAACCTTCTCAACAGCTCCAGTACCGCAACCACACCACCTGCGCTTAATGCCTGGTGAGGCACGATTAGACGAGTTAATCAGTGAGACGAGAGAGGGAGTGCTGGTAATGGATACTATAGGTGAGTGGCTCTCTAATCCAGTGAGCGGACACTTAAACGCTACTATAACACACGCTTATCTAGTCCGTGAAGGAAAGCTAGTCAAGCCTATTAAGGGTGCGGTAATCACCGCAAACGTTTACGAGCTACTTAAACACCACATAGAAGCTGTAGGAAGAGATCTGAGAATAGAGTATGGGGTCTCAGCACCCTCACTGAAGTTTAGTAAGGTTAAAATAGCTGGCACGTAA